The DNA region CTTTCACCAAGCTGTCTTGCAATTTCCTGAGAAAGGAGAATTGCATCCTTTGCTCTTCCACTTAAGATGTCCCAGATGTTCATCCCTACCTCCTTTTTAAGATTTCAAGCAGCTTCTTAACATCAAGTTCCTCAAACTCCATCTCCTCTAAAAGGGAGATGAGAATATCCTTAGCAGCCTCATCAAGCTGCTCGGCAATTGCAGTGAAAAGTTTCTCAAGGTCATCCTCAAGTTTTAAGATAAGGTGCGTTCCAGCTACGTTCACCCCTCTTTCCCTCGTGAGAGAGACTATCCTCTTAACGCGTATCAAGTCCCTCTCTGAGTAAAGGCGAGTCCTGCCAGCAGTCCGCGAGGGCTTTATAAGACCCTCATTCTCGTAGAACCTGAGGGTCTGGGGGTGAACGCCGGCAATTTTTGCAACGATGCTTATCATGTAAACTGGAGTATCCTTGTCAATCACCGCCTTTCCCTCCCATTTCCTTATAATATGAATTTAGCTATGCTAAATGATAATGTCAACTATCTTAAAAAAACTTTTTAAGTTAAACAGAGGAAAAAAAAGAAGGGACTAATAGGGAAGTTTATTAACGTTAACGTTTTCCTTTATCCACTTAACGTAAGCTGGAATACCTTCCTCTATCTGGGTCTGGGGATACCACCCTAAGATTTCTTTTGTCTCTGTTAGGTCGGCCTCTGTGTAGTTCTGGTAAAAGTCGTAAGGGTTGTCAAAGTACTCGGTCTCTACTTCCACTCCCAAGGTTTTCTTGATTATTTCAACAACCTCGTTAAAGCTCCTTGCCCTCCCCGTTCCAACGTTTACAACTCCACTTTTTTCGGCAAAGAATCCCCTTATGTTTGCCTCAACGCAGTCCATCACGTAGACGAAATCCCTCTTCTGCTCCCCCCACTTAAAGAGTCTCGGCCTTTTACCCTTTAGTATCTGAACGGTGAGCTGAAGAACCATGCTGGCCATCTTACCCTTGTGGGTCTCCCTTGGACCGTAGACGTTAAAGTACCTAAGGCCGAGAACGGGAACGGTCGGGTTTTCTTTCACAAACCGGTAGGCTACCCTGTCCATTGCAAGCTTTGAGAAGCCGTAGACGTTTTCAGGTTTCAGCCCCTCATTAACTTTCATGGGAGGCTTGGTGTTCCCGTAAACAGCACCAGAGGAGGCATAAATGACGTTTGCCCTTGCCTCTTTTGCAACCCGCAGTATGTCTTTAAAGGCCTCACAGTTAACTTCCATCATTCTTCTTTGGTTCATGTCGGTCGTATCAACGTTGGCAGCCTGATGGAAAATAGCGTTAAAGCCGTACTTCCTTAGTTTCTCTATCGTCTCTGGCTCAGTTATTGAACCAGTTATTATTTCTCCCTCAAAGTCAATCAGGTTCTTAAAGTGTCCAGAGGAAAAGTCGTCAAGAACAAAAATCTCCCAGTCTGGAAACCTTTTTTGGAGCTCCAAAGCCAGATTAGAACCTATGAACCCTGCTCCTCCTGTAACGAGAACTCTCATTCTCCAAGCTCCCCCTTTAAGTTCGCTTCAAATCCCTGCTCCTTAAAGAAATTCACCAAGGCCTTAGCGTACCTTTTAGCCAAGCTCCACCTGTAAAAGGTAGCGTAAGTGGCAGCTTCAACGAGCTCATCTCCTTCAAAAATTACAACCGAAACACCCCACTTAAAGTTCTTTAAAGAGTCATCGGTATATACCCTCTGAACGAAAACATCACATACTTTTCCAGCTTCTCCCAGTATCCTACCGAGCTCCTCAGGAGACTTACCGAGGGCATCAGCCATTAACTCTCTAAAAAACTCCTCTGCCACAGCCTCCTCCTACTTTTCTACGATGCTTTCTTTAACCTTCATTCCGAAGTGTCTTCCGGGCTCTTCTGTGTAGGCAAGAACTTCGTCCCCCTCTTTTAGCTCAACAACGGAAACGGGAGTGCCGTCAGGCCTTGTAAGCCTTATCGTTTCTGCGTTCTGTAGGATTGCAGATACCCTTTTACCCTCCTTGGTTTCTGCCTCAATTAGGAGCATTGGACGCTTTTCAACCTTCGCCCTTCCGACGCAGACAATCTTTCCTTCACCTTTATAGTTGTAAATCATTATCTCGTCGCCACTTTCTATCTCAGAAAGGTACTTAGTTCTACCTCCGGGAAGCTTAACGTACATGTGGACAGCTCCGGCGTTTACCCTAAAAGGTCTTGCAGCAACGTAAGGGTTTGACTCAGTTTCTGCGTGAACTAAGAACATTCCGGCAGAGGAGTTTCCAACGAGAGCTCCCTCACCCCTTGTCATGTTTGAACAGGTGTCAATACAGACCCTATCGCACATACCTAAGGGCTTTACCCTCTTTATCCTTGCAACCTCAAGCTTAACGTTCTCGCCGGCAAGGTTTATCGCCTCTCCGGCAGCCTTTATCTCGTTTACGTCCTCAGTGTCAAGGACAACTCCTTTAACACCCTTTTCAAGGATTGTTATTGCTGTCTTTGCCTCTTCTGCGTTCCTTACCCAAGCGTAGACGTTATCGCCCTGAGCAAGGAGGTTTTCTAAGGGAATGATAGTCCAGTCGGTAGTCTTAACGATGACGTTTTTCCCCTGCTTTAGGAGTTCTGCAGCCCTCTCTTCATCCTGCTTACCCTTTATCTCAACGATAACGAAATCCTCACCGAGCTTGTAGTCCCCGTCGGGAGCTATCGTCTTAACCCTTGCGAGCTGTTTTACTTTCGCACTCTCTGGCTCTGTAAGGAGAAGGGCAAAAACTCCAGACTCAAGGGCTGACGTTACAACTTTCTTGTTGTTGGGGTCTTTCACGTAAACGATAAGTTGCTTTTTCATTTTTAATACCTCCTCTCTCCGAATATAGCCGTCCCTATTCTTACAATTGTTGCTCCTTCTTCAATGGCCACCTCAAAGTCGTGGGACATACCCATAGAAAGTTGAGGAAGAGGAACTCCGAGGCTATCCTGAAGTCTATCTCTTATCTCCCTCAGTTTCTTAAAGTAAGGTCTGACATCCTCCGGGTCGTCCAAGTAGGGAGGAACGGTCATTAAGCCTTCAAGCTTTAAGTGCTCTTTACCAAGTATGTAACGGGCAAGAGGCTCTACTTCCTCTGGGCTACAGCCGTGCTTTGTCTCCTCAGGGGAGAGTTTTACTTCAATAAAGACCCTCATGACCTTTCCAAGTTGAGAGAGCCTCTTTTCAAGCTCGTCAACGAGCTTTTGTCTATCAACAGTTTCAATAACGTCAAAGAGCTTAACTGCATACTTTACCTTGTTGGTCTGAAGGTGGCCTATCATGTGCCACTCTGCAGGGAGCTCCTTTAAAACCGGAATCTTGTCCCTTGCCTCCTGAACCCTGTTCTCACCAAAAAGTCTTATTCCGGCCTCAAAGGCCTCTTTTATCTCCTCAGGAGTTCTCGTCTTTGTAGCAGCAAGGATTTGGACTCCTTCAGGATTCCTTCCAGCCCTCTCACAGGCGTTAACTATTCTCTTCCTAATCTCTTCAACGTTCCTCGCTATCGTCATCTTCAAGCCTCTCATAGACTTCATCTGCAAAGAACCAGAGGTCCTCGCTGAGCTCTGACTCAGCGTTATCCATAAAGCCTTTTGTCGTAGATAGATAACCAAGCTTAAAGACGTTAAAGCTTGCAGCTACAAAGCCTTCCTTTGAGAAGTCTTCACCGTTATACCTGAGGATATCAAGCTCAACGAACCTGTTTATCCCGTAGTTAAAGCAAACCTCGGTAACCTTCCTCCAGAACTCAAAATTGGACTTTTTAAAAATTAACCTCGTCTTCCTCGTCTTTATAGGCTTTCCACTCTTGTAAAAGAGCTGATACCTTAAAGCTATTTTTAGGCCATAACCGTCGCCGGTAGGAACTAACTCAATGTCTCCTTCCTCTACGGGAAGGAGTTTTACGTAGTAACCCAACCTTTCTGCTATGGGGGATGAGTACTTGGCACTGTTAAATATATCTACTAAGTGGTTCACCTCTTCAAGGATGGCGTCAATCTGGGGTTCTGACTGAGTATCTGGAAACTCAATCCTTTCCCAGAGCTCTCCAGAAAAGAGAACCTCCCCACTTAACTCATCAACTAAAACAACAGTTCCGGGCTTTAAAGTTAACGTTCTGCCGGTAGAGGAAATTAACCTTGCCTCCCTGTTTAAAACGGCTATCTGGAACTGTCTCTCTTCAGGCTGAGAGTCAAGCTCTTTCTTGTCAAGAGCTAAAGGCTTTCCCTTATAGACACCGTAAATAAAGTTATCATCTTCCTCTGAAACAACTACGACGCTACCCTGTAGAAGGTGAAGAGTTCCTTCTTCAGTTACAGCTTCAACTTCACCGGTTTCAACTAAACGTAACCTTAGCTCTCCGGTAACTGTAAACTCTGGAAGGTTGACCTCTGTAAAGTCAAGGTTGACCCAACCGTTTTCTCCCTTTCCCCAGAAGGAGAACTTTCCGTAAAGGGTCTGAACTTCTCCCCTTCCGAGAGTTCCGACAATTTCCCCGTTAGGAGCTGACCTAACAGAGGTGGCCTCTGTCAAAATTTTAAATTCACTTCCGTAAACGGGATAGAGGGAAAGAGCTACAAAAATCAAAGAGAGGAAAAACTTTCCCATTTACTTCTCCCTTAAAACGAACATGAGGGCCTCTGCCTCTGCTAATTTTTTACCGTCAGAGAGCCTTACCATTTCAGCCCTTGTTATCTTGAATCTTTTACGCTCCTCAACGATTTCAGCTTTAACCTCAACCTCTTCACCGACGTAGAGAGGTTTGTGGAACTTTACAGTTATCTTTCCTGTAAGGAAGCGCTCCTCAAGGTTCTGGAGGTAGGCCATAGCTTCATCAAGTATCAGTGAGATAATTCCACCGTGAATTACGTTATCGTAACCTTGGTAGTACTTGGGCAGGGAAAAGCGGGCGTAGACTTTCCCATCCTTCCTTGTAAAGTTAAGGTGCATTCCCCTTGGGTTGTCCTTACCACAGACAAAACAGTAGTTATCTCTACGCAGTTCCTTTCCTTCCATAGCACTGGAAATTATAATAGAAATGAAAGTGAGGTAAAAAATGAAAAACAAAGAACTGGCAGATATTTTTGACAGGTGGGCAGACATCTTAGAGTTTATGGGGGATAACCCCTACCATGTTCGCGCCTACAGGAATGCCGCAAGGCTGATAAGAGACCTATCGGAAGATATTGAAATCTTAGCCAAGGAAGGAAGGCTCACATCACTTCCCGGAATCGGTCAGCGACTTCAGGCCAAGATACTGGAGTTTTTAAGGACGGGAAAAATTTCAGAATTTGAAAAGTTAAAGCACCAAGTTCCAGATACAATCTTTACCCTCCTTGACATTCCGGGGGTAGGGCCCAAAACCGTAAAAGTTCTTTACGAAAAGCTCGGGATAAGAAGCCTTGAAGACCTTAAAAGGGCTATTGAGAGGGGAGAGCTCCTAAAGCTCCCCGGCTTCGGAGCTAAGAAGGTTGAGAAGATAAGGAAGGGGATAGAGCTCCTCGAAAAGAGCTCCGGTAGGATACTCCTTGGCGTTGCAGTCTTCATAGCAGATAGAATCGTTAACCAGCTAAAGGAGCTCCCTGCCGTAGAGAGAATCTCCGTCTGTGGCTCTACAAGGAGGATGAAGGAGACGGTAGGGGACATAGACATACTGGCAACTGGGAAAAACGAGGAAATCATAAAGGCCTTTGTAAACCTACCCAACGTAAAAGAGGTTCTCTGGCAGGGGACTAAAAAGGCAAGCGTTATCGTTGAAGAGGGGGAGCAGGTTGACCTGAGGGTCATTGAGAAGGACTCCTACGGAGCAGCCCTTCAGTACTTTACAGGCTCAAAGGCCCACAACATACACCTAAGGACGTTAGCCCTAAAAAGTGGCTATAAGCTAAATGAATACGGTCTCTTTAAAGGGGATACTCTGATAGCAGGAAAGAGCGAGGAGGAAATTTACAAGAGCTTAGGTATGGACACGCCACCACCGGAAATAAGGGAGAACACCGGAGAGATTGAGGCTGCACTTAACCACTCCCTCCCTAAGCTCGTGGATTACACAGACATAAAGGGAGACCTTCACGTCCACTCAAACTGGTCTGACGGTGCATCAACGATTGAGGAAATAGCCCTTAAAGCCATTGAGATGGGCTATGAATACGTAGCAATTACAGACCACTCCAAATCTTTAAAGGTTGCCGGGGGGCTTTCTGAGGAGGAGTTCCTAAAAAGGAACGAAGAGATAGACAAACTAAACGAAAAATTTAAAGGAAAGATAAAAATCCTAAAAGGCATAGAAGTTGACATACTCCCCGATGGGAGTCTTGACCTTAGCGATGAAATCCTTTCTCAGCTTGACTTTGTAGTTGCAGCTATACACTCCCGCTTTACTCAGGACAACACAGAGAGAATCTTAAAGGCGATGGAAAACCCCTACGTAAACGCAATAGCCCACCCGACAGGAAGGATAATCGGACAGAGGGACGGTTACCCCCTTGACTTAGAGACCCTCTTTAAAAAGGCAGCAGAAACGAGCACTGCCCTTGAAATTAACGCCTACTACAACCGTTTAGACCTAAGGGACTCCCACTGTCGCTTGGCTCAGGAGTTTGGCGTTCACTTTGTCATAAGCACCGACTCCCACCACGTAGACCACATGTGGATGGTCAAGTTAGGAGTAGGAACGGCAAGGAGAGGCTGGGTTCAGAAAAAGAGTGTCCTCAACGCCCACCCACTAAGGACACTACTGAGGTTCGTCAAAGAAAAGAGAATGAAATTCGGCGTTAAATGAGACTTGCATTACCGAGAAAAGAGGACTAACTTAAAAGTAGAATTTAGATTACTTAAAAAACCATTTGAAGGAGGGAGAGATGTTTGGAGGATTCTTCGGAAGAAGGAGGGGATTTGACCCCTTTGAAGATATCTTCAGGCAGTTCCAAGAGATGGAAAGGCTCATGTCTGAAATGATGAGGGGCTTTGGAACTTTTGGCAGGGAGTTCACCTTTGAGTCAAGCTTTGAGCCAAGAATTGAGATGTACGAAACTCCAGACGAGGTTGTCGTAAAGGCAGAAATGCCCGGCCTTGACAAGGACAGCATAGACGTAAGGGTAAGGGACAACTACCTGATTATCCGTGGCGTCAGGAAGCAGGAGAAGAAGGAAGAGAAAGAAAACGTCTTCTTCAGTGAGAGCTTCTACGGTGAGTTCCAGAGGGTAATTCCTCTTCCGGTAGAGGTTAAGGAGGACGGCATAGAGGCCATATACGACAGGGGAATCCTTGAGATTAGGCTTCCTAAGGCCGACTCCGCAAGGAGAGAGGTCAAAATCATCGTTAAAGAGCCGGAAGAGGAAAAGAAAAAGGACAACAACGATAAGAAGTAAAGTTAACGGGGAGACCCTCCTTCGGGTCTCTCCTTAAAGGTTCTTCTTAAGCATTTCTCTCACATCCCTTTCTGTAGGTATCCGAGGAAGGTTACCCATAAGAAACTTCTTTTCCATAACGAGGTTAACAAAGTCTGGTATATCGGACTCCGTAAGTCCAACCTCCTTTAAGCTCTTTGGAATTCCAAGGAAAGAGAGGAACTCCCTTAACTTTTCTAAGACTCTGTAAACGTCCCCTTCAAACCCCATTAACCTTCCTATTTCTTCAATCTCCTCCTTTGCAGAGAGGCCGTAGAACTCAAGGACGGGAACTAAAAAGACTCCGTTTGCAAGGCCGTGGGGAACTCTGTACATTACGCCAAGGACGTGGGCCATCGTGTGGACAAGTCCAGCACCGGCGTCTGCTATGGCCATCCCACCAAGAAGGCTTGCAAGCATCATGTTTTCCCGAGCTTCAATGTCCCTCGGGTTTCCGTAGGAACGGGGTAAGAACCTACCTATCAGCTCTATGGCCTTTCCGGAGTAGAGCTTAGAAATTTCTGTAGCCCTCTTTGAAACAAAGGCCTCTACGGCGTGGGTTAGAGCGTCAACCCCGGTGTTTGTCGTTACTATGGGAGACATAGTAACCGTTAGCTCTGGGTCATCTATCGCAAGGACGGGATATAAGTAGCGGGAAATGAGGGGGGCTTTTTTGAACCTTCTCCTGTCTGTAAGGACGGCGTAAGGGGTAACTTCTGAGCCCGAGCCGGAGGTTGTCGGCACGGCAACGAGTGGAACTCCCGGTTTTTTAAAGGCCTCTGGAACGCCGATAAACTCTGAGAGCTCCCCCTCGTTTGTAAGCATCACAGAGACCACCTTTGCAACGTCTAAGGGGCTACCCCCTCCGACAGCGATGAGGAGCTCCGGAGAAAACTTCTTTACCTCCTCAATAACCCTTAAAGCAACCTCAACAGTCGGCTCTGGCTCAACAATATCAAAAACCTCTACCTTACCGTTTATGTGTTTTTTGATAATTTCAACGTAGCCGTTACTAACAGCAGATTTTCCACAGATTACGGCCACCTTCTCAGTGCTAAGGCCTAAGCTCTCTATCTCCTCTCCAATTCTGTGTATGGTCTTCCTTCCAAAAACGACCTTTGTAGGCATAAAGTGCTTTATAGTTCTCATAGCCCTTCTCCATCTCAAAGTTTAGGAACATTATAGCCTAAGGGAGTTTGTGATACACTTTTTTAAGTTTTAAAAGTGGAGGAAAGGAAGTGAAAATAGCCGAATTTCATAGAATGTGTCCAAACTGTGAAGGAATAATATCCGACGAAAGGTTAAAGGCAGGACTTCCCTGTGAAAGCTGTCTTAAGGAGAAAATTAACTACAGAAATCCGAGCGAAATCTGTAAGGCCTTAGGGGATAAGCTGTTAAACTTTGAGGATATATGTAAGCTTGATGCCTTTACAGAGGACTATTCACGCTTTTTCAAAGAAAAAACCGGTTTTACTCCTTGGAGTCTTCAACTTACTTGGGCAAAAAGGGTTGCACTAAAAAAATCCTTCACGATGATTGCCCCTACGGGGGTTGGAAAGACAACTTGGGGACTCGTTACCTCTGCGTACATAGACGGTAAGGTCTACATCCTCGTCCCGACAAAACTCTTAGTCCTCCAGACTGTTCAAAAACTTTCTAAACTAACCGACAAAAAAATAGTTGCCTACACTGGAAAGAAAAAGGAAAAAGAGGCAATCCAGAGTGGCGACTACGACATCCTGATAACCACGACAAACTTCCTATACAGGAACTTTGACATTATTCCAAAACCCTTTGATTTTGTCTTTGTTGATGATGTTGACTCACTGCTAAAAAGTGCAAAGAACATAGATAAAGTCATAAAGCTACTGGGATTTACCGACGAGGACGTAAATACTGCACTAAGAGTTATTGAGCTTAAAGGTCTTGCTGCAAAACTCGGAAGTAAAGCAGACAAAAAAATCTACGAGGAAATAAAGGAACTTGAAGAGCGCCTTTTAGAAAGGAGAAAGGAGATAGAAAACGTCCTCGTTGTCGCTTCGGCCACCTCACAGCCAAGGTCAAAGAGGGTAAAGCTATTTAGGGAGCTCCTTGGCTTTGAAGTCGGAAAGTCGGCTACAGCCCTAAGGAACGTTGAGGACGTTCTGGTCTATACAGAGAGCAACCACTTAGCCAAAGCTGTTGAGTTCATAAAAGAGTTTGGCAGTGGCGTCTTCGTCTTTACTTCTGCCGACATGGGAAGGGAGTACGTTGATGAGGTTGTTGAGTTTTTAAACAGGAATGGAATTAACGCAATTTCCTACGAGAGATTTACACCGGAGGGGCAGGAAAGTTTCGTAAAAGGGGAGATACAAGCTGCAGTCGGAATAGCCAGCTACAGGAATCCCCTTGCAAGGGGTATAGACCTGCCTCAGGCCGTCAGGTACGCCATCTTCTTGGGCGTTCCCAAGATGGAGTTCAGCATAAAGCTGACACTTTCTCCTTCTAAGCTCTTCGGGGTTCTCCTGGCGATAAGGGAGCTCCTACCACAGGAAGAGCAGACAAAAGTTGCCTCTTACCTCTCCTTCCTCAAGAAGTACTTAGGTCTAAAGGAAGAGACTATAAAGAGCTCCACAGTAAAAGAAAGACTTGAAAAGGTAAAAGAGTACATAGAGAGCTACCTAAGCAACCCTGAATTCCTTGAAAAGGTAAAGAAGTCTGAAACCGTCTCCTTAAAGGAAAAGGAAGGAGAGCTCTACATCGTTGTAGGAGATGCTGCCGGCTACATTCAGGCCTCTGGCAGAACCTCAAGGATGTTCGCAGGAGGACTTACAAAGGGCGTTAGCATTATGTTCGTTGACGACTTAAAGGCCTTTAACTCATTAAGGCGAAGGGTTCACATCTTCCTTGAGGATGTTTCCTTTAGAGTCTTAAACGTAGAAAGGGGAAAGGAGCTCTCTGAGAAGTTTGGGCTTCCACTAATTGAAAAGGAAGAGCTCCTTAAAGTCTTTGAAACCGTTGACAGGGACAGGAAGAGGGTAAGGGAAATCCTTGAAGGAAAGGTAAAGGCAGAAACGAAGAACCTACTAAAAACGGCCTTAGTCGTTGTTGAGTCCCCGAACAAGGCAAGAACCATTGCAAACTTCTTCGGAAAGCCGGTCAAAAGGAGAGTTAGGGACGTTGACGCCTACGAGATAAACATAGGAAACAAGCTCTTACTCCTCACAGCATCAAAAGGACACGTCTTTGACCTAACGGTTAGGGATGGAATCTGGGGAGTAAAAGAGGAGGAAGGTAGGCACATACCGGTCTACGACACAATAAAGTACTGTACAAAGTGTGGGGAACAGACAACAGAAGAGCACTGCTCAAAGTGCAGCGGAAAGCCCGACGTGGACAAACTCACCACAGTAAAAGCCCTTAGGGATTTAGCCCTTGAGATAGACGAGGTCTATATAGCCAGCGACCCGGATACGGAAGGGGAGAAGATAGGTTGGGACGTTGGAACTGTCCTAAAACCCTACCAGAAGAACATGAAAAGAATGGAGTTTCATGAGGTAACAAAGAGAGCCTTCCTTGAAGCCCTTGAAAACCCGAGGGAGCTGGACGAAAACCTTGTAAAGGCTCAGATAGTCCGTAGAGTGGCAGACAGGTGGGTAGGCTTTTCACTAAGCCAGCACCTCTGGAAGGTATTTAAAAAGTTCTGGCTCTCTGCCGGAAGAGTCCAGACACCGGTTCTCGGCTGGGTTATAGAGCGGTACAGAGAAAGCAAAGAAAAAGTAGGAATACTGACGGTAGAAACAGAGGCCGGAAGCTTTAAGTTCCGCTTTGAGGACATAAAGGCCTTTAAAGAAGCCGTAGCCGACAAGGTAAAGGTAAGGGTAAAGAGGAAAGAAGTTGTTGAGAAGAATCCCCTCCCACCTTTTAACACGGGGGAGCTCCTAAAAGAGGCCTCCCGAATCCTCGGACTTTCAGCAAACGACGTGATGGAGATAGCTCAGGAGCTCTTTGAAAACGGATTCATCACCTACCACAGGACGGACTCCACAAGGGTTTCTACTGCCGGTATGGGAGTTGCAAAGGAGTACATATCCGAAAAGTTTGGAGCAGAATTCCTGAAACTTAGAAGCTGGGGGGAAGGTGGAGCTCACGAGTGTATAAGACCGACAAGGCCTCTTGACGTAAACGGTTTAAGAACCCTTGTAACCGTTTCAGGCTCTACCTCCACGATGACAAAGAACCACTACAGGGTCTACGACCTAATCTTTAGGCGTTTTATGGCCTCTCAAATGATTCCAGCAGAGGTTGAAACCGTTGAGTTAGCCGTTAAGTTGCTCCCCGAAAACATTGAAGTTGAAGAGGAAAAAGTTACGTCCATAGTTAAAGAGGGCTGGAATCTCTTAGTTCCCTTAAAGGTTGAACCTTTCCCGACAGAACTTAAAGAGGGCGAAACCTACTACCTTAACGTTCTCTCATTCACAAAAAGGCAAGTTCCCAAAGTATTCCCATACACCCAAGGTGAACTCGTTGAAGAGATGAGAAAGAGAGGTTTGGGAAGACCTTCAACCTACGCCAAGATAGTCCAGACCCTCCTTGACAGGCGCTACGTCGTAGAGAAAGGGAAGTTCCTATACCCGACAAAACTTGGAATAGACGTTTACACCTACCTTTCAAATAAGTTTCCCGAGTACACCTCGGAAGAGTTCACAAGGGAGCTTGAATCCCTCATGGACAAGGTTGAGAGTGGAGAGGAGGACTATCAGGAGATACTTAAAAGGCTCAAAGTCGTGCTCCAGTTCACTCGACTAAAACCTTCTCAGGTTTAAGAGAACCGGATTTAACAACACCTATACCCAAGAAAGTCCCCTTAGAGTAGACCTTATAGTGGCCTTCCGAAAGGTTCAATCTTATTCTTCCTCCGTTTTTAAACAGTCTTGCTTCCCTTTCGCCGAGCTCTACCTCTGGAAAGTCAATCAGACTGTCGGGGGGAAGAATGTAGTGAGATATGTTCTCCCTGTTCAGTTTCTCAAGGGGGACGGCGTCCTCAAGAGAAACGTTTCCTACTCTTGTTCTTCTCAGCTCAACGACAACGGCATCACAGCCGAGAGCTCTCCCTATATCGTGAACGAGTGAGCGAATGTAGGTCCCCGAAGAGCAACAGACTTCAAGGGTAAAGTCGGGGTAGCTAAATTCAAGGAGTTTCAGGGAATAAATTGTAACGCGACGAGGGGGGAGCTCCACCTTTTCCCCTTTCCTTGCAAGCTCGTAGGCCCTTTTACCCTTTACACGAATTGCTGAGAAAGGAGGAGGAACTTGCTCAATCTCTCCGGTAAAGTTTTTCAGAACTTCCCCGAGTTTTCCCTCCTCTACCTTTTGACAGGGAACTTCTTTTACCTCACCGTCAACGTCGTAGGTGTTACTTGAAAGCCCCAAACGTCCCTTAACAACGTAACACTTATCCTTTTTAAGCAAATACTCTGAAAGCTTCGTAGCCTTACCAATAGCCAGAATGAGAACCCCAGTGGCAAGGGGGTCAAGGGTTCCCGTATGGCCTACCTTTACATTTAGTTTTTTTTTACCCTATTAACAACTTCAAAAGAAGTTAAATTAGTTGGCTTATCTATAACTAAGAACCCCATCATTTTTATCCGCCCGTAGTACACATATCGTTAGTTTCATAAATAAAGTTAGCAAACTCTATAAAAGTCTGATAGGGAACAGTTATTTTCGTAACTCCATCATCTCCCACGTAGACGAGGTTTACTTTAAGAGTGAACAAAAGTGGCTTTCCGTAAGTGCTGTAGTATCTTTCCATCTCTTCTACTAACGTACTACTTAGGGAAATTGCTCCTTCAGCTTCCCCTCCTTCGGAAAGGTCAACAGATTCAACTGAAATAAGGCTTGAAAGGTACTCTAAGGTGTTTCCATCCTTAAGTTCATCTGGAAGAGAAGAAGAAGGTAATAGTTCCACTGTTGTATCCACAGGAGAGAAATGAAAGTTTTGTCCTCCACAGCCTGAAAAGTCCAAACAGTAATCATAAGAAACCTTAAAAGTAAAAGTTAGAGGAGGTGGAATTGTATATGCAAGACAGATAGAATTCGTATCATCCCAGTTAGCACAACACTTAACGTCTTGCTGTTTCACCCCTCTCTGAAGCTCAGAAAAATAAATGCTCTCACTTCCCATTCCTCCACCACAGGCCGGGAGGAAAAGAAGAAGAGATGCTAAAAGAAGCTTTCTCATTGTACCCCCCACTACTCAACAATTTCTGGAGTTATAAATATCAAAAGCTTTCTATTTACAGTCTCTATATGCTCGTTCTTAAACAGCCATCCAAGAAGAGGTATCTGGGATATTATCGGAACGGCGTTCTTATTCCCTTGCTTTATCTTTTCATAGATTCCTCCAATTACAACAGTCTCCCCAGATGAGACTTTCACGCGGGATTTAACGTTCCTCGTATCAATAGCCGGTTCAGCAGTTCCTCCACCGTACTGAGGGTTAGGAGAGTCTTTCCTGACCTCTATATCCATTATGATTTGGCCATC from Phorcysia thermohydrogeniphila includes:
- a CDS encoding PaaI family thioesterase yields the protein MEGKELRRDNYCFVCGKDNPRGMHLNFTRKDGKVYARFSLPKYYQGYDNVIHGGIISLILDEAMAYLQNLEERFLTGKITVKFHKPLYVGEEVEVKAEIVEERKRFKITRAEMVRLSDGKKLAEAEALMFVLREK
- a CDS encoding YggS family pyridoxal phosphate-dependent enzyme; this translates as MTIARNVEEIRKRIVNACERAGRNPEGVQILAATKTRTPEEIKEAFEAGIRLFGENRVQEARDKIPVLKELPAEWHMIGHLQTNKVKYAVKLFDVIETVDRQKLVDELEKRLSQLGKVMRVFIEVKLSPEETKHGCSPEEVEPLARYILGKEHLKLEGLMTVPPYLDDPEDVRPYFKKLREIRDRLQDSLGVPLPQLSMGMSHDFEVAIEEGATIVRIGTAIFGERRY
- the polX gene encoding DNA polymerase/3'-5' exonuclease PolX; this encodes MKNKELADIFDRWADILEFMGDNPYHVRAYRNAARLIRDLSEDIEILAKEGRLTSLPGIGQRLQAKILEFLRTGKISEFEKLKHQVPDTIFTLLDIPGVGPKTVKVLYEKLGIRSLEDLKRAIERGELLKLPGFGAKKVEKIRKGIELLEKSSGRILLGVAVFIADRIVNQLKELPAVERISVCGSTRRMKETVGDIDILATGKNEEIIKAFVNLPNVKEVLWQGTKKASVIVEEGEQVDLRVIEKDSYGAALQYFTGSKAHNIHLRTLALKSGYKLNEYGLFKGDTLIAGKSEEEIYKSLGMDTPPPEIRENTGEIEAALNHSLPKLVDYTDIKGDLHVHSNWSDGASTIEEIALKAIEMGYEYVAITDHSKSLKVAGGLSEEEFLKRNEEIDKLNEKFKGKIKILKGIEVDILPDGSLDLSDEILSQLDFVVAAIHSRFTQDNTERILKAMENPYVNAIAHPTGRIIGQRDGYPLDLETLFKKAAETSTALEINAYYNRLDLRDSHCRLAQEFGVHFVISTDSHHVDHMWMVKLGVGTARRGWVQKKSVLNAHPLRTLLRFVKEKRMKFGVK
- a CDS encoding 3-dehydroquinate synthase II, with amino-acid sequence MKKQLIVYVKDPNNKKVVTSALESGVFALLLTEPESAKVKQLARVKTIAPDGDYKLGEDFVIVEIKGKQDEERAAELLKQGKNVIVKTTDWTIIPLENLLAQGDNVYAWVRNAEEAKTAITILEKGVKGVVLDTEDVNEIKAAGEAINLAGENVKLEVARIKRVKPLGMCDRVCIDTCSNMTRGEGALVGNSSAGMFLVHAETESNPYVAARPFRVNAGAVHMYVKLPGGRTKYLSEIESGDEIMIYNYKGEGKIVCVGRAKVEKRPMLLIEAETKEGKRVSAILQNAETIRLTRPDGTPVSVVELKEGDEVLAYTEEPGRHFGMKVKESIVEK
- a CDS encoding MerR family transcriptional regulator; this encodes MIDKDTPVYMISIVAKIAGVHPQTLRFYENEGLIKPSRTAGRTRLYSERDLIRVKRIVSLTRERGVNVAGTHLILKLEDDLEKLFTAIAEQLDEAAKDILISLLEEMEFEELDVKKLLEILKRR
- the rfaD gene encoding ADP-glyceromanno-heptose 6-epimerase, producing the protein MRVLVTGGAGFIGSNLALELQKRFPDWEIFVLDDFSSGHFKNLIDFEGEIITGSITEPETIEKLRKYGFNAIFHQAANVDTTDMNQRRMMEVNCEAFKDILRVAKEARANVIYASSGAVYGNTKPPMKVNEGLKPENVYGFSKLAMDRVAYRFVKENPTVPVLGLRYFNVYGPRETHKGKMASMVLQLTVQILKGKRPRLFKWGEQKRDFVYVMDCVEANIRGFFAEKSGVVNVGTGRARSFNEVVEIIKKTLGVEVETEYFDNPYDFYQNYTEADLTETKEILGWYPQTQIEEGIPAYVKWIKENVNVNKLPY